Proteins from a single region of Cryptococcus neoformans var. neoformans JEC21 chromosome 6 sequence:
- a CDS encoding expressed protein, which yields MFFHDPEKEPVTGDSIDPVTLIDNQVDEENEVFRVTSSGEQYRTVSWYKSFALMFKILFSVGVLSIPSVFSYVGALPGALLLIGWGAFNAYSAFLLGAFRLRHSGIHGMQDMAYIVGGVWYRELVGVLFIIGYDLVAGSGYIGVATALNTLSDHGACTVWFSFVAFVLSTAIAMFPKLAQVGVAAWAGVITLFISIFILVVAVAVNDRPALAPPTGDFDLGYHVIGSPNFTEGMTAALTIFISSGGISAFVPIIAEMKNPKEYKKPIAVSMGFLNACYLAFALVIYRYCGTWISSPALGSAGPLIKKLTYGIALPGLIMSSTVNQHLAAKYIFVRLLRGTKHLQSKTMVHWATWFGVSLLCGVAAFVIGEAVPFFGTLISLLAAIAYAPMAIVIPMHLWLYDFADYRKQGLVKKLQWLFHLVMLVVGLFMTVAGAYTSIKSIADQYAAGTVSSAFSCADNS from the exons ATGTTTTTCCATGATCCAGAAAAGGAACCTGTCACCGGCGACTCTATCGACCCTGTGACCCTCATCGACAACCAGGTAGACgaagagaatgaagtcTTTCGCGTGACCAGTAGTGGGGAGCAATACCGAACTGTCTCATG GTATAAAAGCTTTGCCTTGATGTTCAAGATCCTCTTTTCCGTTGGTGTTTTATCCATCCCTTCAGTATTTTCTTATGTTGGAGCACTCCCTGGAGCCTTGCTTCTCATCGGCTGGGGCGCCTTCAATGCATATTCAGCATTTTTGCTCGGGGCCTTTCGACTTCGACACTCAGGTATACAT GGAATGCAAGATATGGCGTATATCGTTGGCGGTGTTTGGTACAGGGAACTTGTGGGCGTGCTTTTCATTATTGG GTATGATTTGGTTGCCGGAAGCGGCTATATCGGAGTAGCGACTGCTCTCAATACCTTATCTGATCATGGTGCCTGCACGGTTTGGTTTTCATTTGTGGCGTTTGTCCTTTCCACCGCTATCGCCATGTTTCCTAAGCTGGCCCAAGTCGGGGTAGCGG CTTGGGCTGGTGTTATAACActtttcatctccatcttcatcctcgttgTGGCTGTCGCCGTCAATGACAGACCGGCTCTTGCCCCACCAACAGGAGATTTCGATTTGGGTTACCATGTCATTGGCTCTCCAAACTTCACCGAAGGCATGACTGCCGCATTAactatcttcatctcttctggTGGTATTTCGGCTTTCGTCCCCAT TATTGCAGAAATGAAGAACCCGAAAGAATATAAAAAGCCCATCGCAGTGTCAATGGGCTTCCTCAATGCCTGCTACCTTGCTTTCGCCCTGGTAATCTATCGATATTGTGGAA CCTGGATTTCCAGCCCAGCTTTAGGGAGCGCGGGGCCTCTGATCAAGAAGCTCACATATGGCATCGCCTTACCAGGCCTGATAATGAGTTCCACAGTCAATCAGCAC CTTGCTGCCAAGTACATATTTGTGCGACTACTTCGAGGGACCAAACATCTTCAATCAAAGACAATGGTGCACTGGGCCACTTGGTTCGGTGTTTCTTTGCTCTGTGGGGTTGCTGCATTTGTTATTGGCGAAGCTGTTCCCTTCTTTGGGACTTTGatttctctccttgctGCCATCGCGTATGCACCTATGGCC ATTGTAATTCCAATGCATCTATGGCTCTATGATTTTGCCGACTATCGAAAACAAGGTCTGGTCAAGAAGCTTCAATGGCTGTTCCATCTTGTTATGCTGGTTGTCGGACTCTTCATGACCGTTGCCGGTGCTTACACTTCCATTAAATCGATTGCAGACCAGTATGCCGCCGGCACTGTGTCATCCGCCTTCTCGTGTGCAGATAA CTCTTAG